In Dehalococcoidia bacterium, the genomic window CCCGCGGCGCCTTCGTGCAGCTCGATCATCCGGACGCCGGCACGCTGACCTATCCCGGCGCCCCGTGGCAGCTTGGCCTCACGCCCTGGCAGCCGGGCCGCCGCGCCCCGCGCCTGAGCGAGCACAGCGAAGAGGTGCTCCGCGAAGCGGAGGGCAGCGGGTCCGAGGTGGAGAGCAAGGCCGAGGCAGCCGCCCCCACCCTGTCACCTGTCACCAGTAACCTGTTACCTTCGTCCCGACCGCCCCTGGCAGGCGTGCGCGTGGCCGACTTCACCTGGGTCTGGGCGGGGCCGGTGGCCACGCTGCAGCTCGCGCACCTGGGCGCCGACGTGATCAAGATCGAGTCCGCCGGCCGGCTCGACACCGTGCGCAGCCTGCCGCCGATGTGGCAGGAGGAACGTGGCATCAACCGCTCCGGCTACTTCAACCAGTACAACCAGGGCAAGCGCAGCATCGCCCTCAACCTCAAGCAGCCCGAAGCGATGGAACTCGCCTATGAGCTGGTACGGCGCAGCGACGTGGTCGCGGACAACTTCAGCGCCGGCGTGATGGAGCGCATGGGGCTGGGCTACGAAAAGCTCAAGCAGATCAAGCCGGACATCATCCAGATCTCGCTCGCCGGTCACGGCCAGACGGGGCCGATCGCCAAGTACGTCGCCTACGGCCCGACGCAAGTGCCGATGATCGGCCTGATGAGCCTGACCGGCTATCCCGGCGGCATTCCGCGCGAGGTCGGCATCTCCTACGGCGACCCGAACGGCGGCCTCAACGCGGCGCTGGCCGTGCTCGCCGCGCTGCATCATCGCCAGCGCAGCGGCCAGGGCCAGTGCATCGACATGTCGCAGTGGGAGGCGGCGCTGCCGCTGGTGGCCGAGGGGCTGCTCGCCTACCAGGTGGAGGGCCGCCAGCCCGAGCGCCAGGGCAACCGCGACGCCTTCGAGGCGCCGCAGGGCGTCTACCGCTGCGCTGGCCCAGGGGACGACGCCTGGCTGGCACTCGCCTGCTGGAGCGACGGCGAGTGGCAGGCGCTGGCGCGGGCGATCGGTCGCGCCGATCTGGCGGCGGCTCCTTCGCTGGCGAACCGTGCCGGCCGCAAAGCGCGCGAGGACGAGATCGACGCCGCCATCACTGCCTGGACACAGGCGCGCGAAGCCGAGGCTGCGGCGACGGCCTTGCGGGCGGCGGGCGTGGCGGCGCAGGCGGTGGCGACGACGCGGGACGTGTCGGCGGACGCGCGGCTGGCTGAGCGGGACTTCTGGGTGGAGCTGCCGCACCCGGAGTGTAGCGGAGCGCGGCATGCGGGCATCCCCTGGCAGCTCGGCGGCACGCCGCTGGCGGTGCAACGGTCGGCGCCAACGCTGGGGCAGCACACGGACGAGGTGCTGGCCGGGGTGCTGGGACTCAGTGCCGCGCGGATTGCAGCGCTGCACGCGGCCGGCGCCCTGGAGTAGGGCCACGGCGGGTGGTTTGACCGGCGGCAGCCGCTCTGCCGCAGAATGAAGGCAAGCCCCCGCGGAGCCGCGATTCCGTGAGCCAGCGTCGGATCGACTGTGTCCGCGCTTTTGCGCGCCTTGCGCCGCTGCTGGCGGGGGCGCTGCTGGCGGCATGCAGCGGTGGCAAGCCGCGGCCGACGGCGAGGCCGAGCGCCGCCACGCCGGCCGCGCAAGTCACAGCCGCCGGCCCGGCGCAGCCCGCCGTGCGGAAGGCCGCGAACGCTGCCGCCGCGACGAGCGCGCCGGCCGAGCCTTCCACGCCGGACGCGACGAGCGCGCCCGCTGTCTCGCCTGCGGCCACGGTCACGGCGGCGCCGCGGCCTGTCCAGGTCACGCTGACGCCGCTGGGGCAGACCGATCTCGGCGACAGCGGCTTCAACGGCAACGTCTGGGTGCACAACGGTTTCGCCTACATCGGCGCCTACGGCTCCGGCAGCGCCTGCCCGGCCAGCGGCGTGCGCATCGTCGACGTCTCCGACCCGGCCAAGCCGACGCCCGTGGCCGCCGCCGCCGCGCTGCCCGGCAGCTCGCAGGAGGACGTGCGCGTTCAGCATGTGGATTCGCCCGCCTTCAGCGGCGATCTGCTGGCCGTGGGCATCCAGCACTGCGGCCGCGCCGGGCAGGGCGGCCTGGCGCTGGTGGACGTGAGCGACCCGCGCCACCCGGCCACGCTCTCCTTCTTCTCCACCGATCCGGGTATCGGCGTGCACGAGCTGGACCTGGTGCAGCAGGGCGATCGCATGCTGGCGCTGCTGGCCGTGCCCTACGCGGAGCGCGACCACGGCACGGGCGAGTTCCGCATCGTGGACGTGAGCGACCCGCGCCATCCGAAGCAGCTCTCGGCCTGGGGCGCGGGTAAGGCGCTGGGCGTGGATCTCAGCGGCGGCATCGGCTGCAATCGTCAGATCTTCGCTCACAGCGCCCACGCCAGCGCCGACGGCCGCCGCGCCTATCTCTCCTACTGGGACGCGGGCGAGATCGTGCTCGACATCTCGAACCCGACCGCGCCGCGCCTCATCGCCTGGATCCGCTATCCGCCGGGCGAGGAGGGCGAGACGCACTCCGCTGCCGAGGCGAACGGCGGCAACGAGTTGCTGATCGCCGACGAGAGCGGCATCTTCGGCCCGCCGCCGGGGCTGCATCTTCGGGTAGACGCGCCCGACGGCCCGCGCCAGGTCGCCGCCTGCGAGGCGTTGTACTCGGCTTCGCTGAACGGCGCGGGCGTGATCGCGGGCAGCCTGGTGGACGGCGGCGGTTGCGGCGCGGTATCGGCGGCGGTCCGTGGCCGGGTCGCTCTGCTCGACGCCGGTCCTTGCCAGCCCTACGACCAGGCGGCGCGGGCGATCGGGGCCGGCGCCGTCGCGGCGATCGTCATGGCGCCGGGCGACGCCGTCTCGCTGGGCGGCGGGCGCGGGCTGGGCGCGCCCGTGGTGGTGATCGGCGCAAGCGACGGCGCGGCGCTGCAGGCGGCGCTGGCGAACGCCCCGCTGCCGGTGACGCTGCCCTCGGAGCGGCACTCGGGCGGCGTGCGCATCTGGGACATCTCCGACCCGGCGGCGCCGCGCCAGCTCAGCGAAATGCAGACGGCCGACAGCACCACGTTTCCCGCGCCCGGCCCCGGCTACTACTCGGCGCACAACCCCTTCGTGGTGGGCAACCTGGCCTTCGTCTCCTGGTACACGGACGGCGTGCGCGTGTTCGACATCTCCGACCCAACCGCGCCCCGCGAGCTTGCCGCCTACGTGCCGCCGGTCACGCACAACCCGCTGCAGACCGAGTTTCCCGATACGCCGCTGGTCTGGGGCGCTTACGTCGCAGGCGACGTGGTCTACCTCAGCGACATCAACGGCGGCCTCTACACGCTGCGCTGGGCGAGGGCACAGGGCACAGGGAACAGGGAATAGAAAGTGGCAGGTGACCGGAGGAGACGGAGCGAGAAGCCCGGAGCGAGGAGCCTGGTTTCTCGTTTCTCGATGCACGTTCCTCGTCGCGGGGCGGCGGTGGGAGAAGCCGGGGCC contains:
- a CDS encoding CoA transferase; this translates as MAEGALAGLRVLECGELVAAPFAAKILGQLGADVVKLEPPAGDSLRRRGPFPAGKEGAETGGLHLFLDQAKRSVVLDLETAAGQAQLRRLAAGADILIASGSPALLERRGLSDTALRAANPRLIVTLITPFGLAVTEDRELPVRPLPDLAASGWLSISPGALDNASLPPLAPFGQQAHYQAGLHAVIATLGALLARDGGAGGQLIDISTQAAIASQLESGLMHYLYNNRVASRLGTRIVGPWGMVQLADGLFFLLTVTEDEWKRLLDFLGNPEWAESPLFADRLVRAENNDALLGLLESEMAGRGVAETYAAMQARRIPCTPVNDMAALLRNDHLNARGAFVQLDHPDAGTLTYPGAPWQLGLTPWQPGRRAPRLSEHSEEVLREAEGSGSEVESKAEAAAPTLSPVTSNLLPSSRPPLAGVRVADFTWVWAGPVATLQLAHLGADVIKIESAGRLDTVRSLPPMWQEERGINRSGYFNQYNQGKRSIALNLKQPEAMELAYELVRRSDVVADNFSAGVMERMGLGYEKLKQIKPDIIQISLAGHGQTGPIAKYVAYGPTQVPMIGLMSLTGYPGGIPREVGISYGDPNGGLNAALAVLAALHHRQRSGQGQCIDMSQWEAALPLVAEGLLAYQVEGRQPERQGNRDAFEAPQGVYRCAGPGDDAWLALACWSDGEWQALARAIGRADLAAAPSLANRAGRKAREDEIDAAITAWTQAREAEAAATALRAAGVAAQAVATTRDVSADARLAERDFWVELPHPECSGARHAGIPWQLGGTPLAVQRSAPTLGQHTDEVLAGVLGLSAARIAALHAAGALE
- a CDS encoding PA domain-containing protein gives rise to the protein MSQRRIDCVRAFARLAPLLAGALLAACSGGKPRPTARPSAATPAAQVTAAGPAQPAVRKAANAAAATSAPAEPSTPDATSAPAVSPAATVTAAPRPVQVTLTPLGQTDLGDSGFNGNVWVHNGFAYIGAYGSGSACPASGVRIVDVSDPAKPTPVAAAAALPGSSQEDVRVQHVDSPAFSGDLLAVGIQHCGRAGQGGLALVDVSDPRHPATLSFFSTDPGIGVHELDLVQQGDRMLALLAVPYAERDHGTGEFRIVDVSDPRHPKQLSAWGAGKALGVDLSGGIGCNRQIFAHSAHASADGRRAYLSYWDAGEIVLDISNPTAPRLIAWIRYPPGEEGETHSAAEANGGNELLIADESGIFGPPPGLHLRVDAPDGPRQVAACEALYSASLNGAGVIAGSLVDGGGCGAVSAAVRGRVALLDAGPCQPYDQAARAIGAGAVAAIVMAPGDAVSLGGGRGLGAPVVVIGASDGAALQAALANAPLPVTLPSERHSGGVRIWDISDPAAPRQLSEMQTADSTTFPAPGPGYYSAHNPFVVGNLAFVSWYTDGVRVFDISDPTAPRELAAYVPPVTHNPLQTEFPDTPLVWGAYVAGDVVYLSDINGGLYTLRWARAQGTGNRE